A stretch of the Streptococcus himalayensis genome encodes the following:
- the spx gene encoding transcriptional regulator Spx, whose amino-acid sequence MITIYTVSSCTSCKKAKTWLNAHQLTYKEQNLGKEGITKEELLDILTKTENGVASIVSSKNRYAKSLGVDIEDLSVNEVIDLIMEMPRILKSPILVDDKRLQVGYKEDDIRAFLPRAVRNVENAEARLRAAL is encoded by the coding sequence ATGATTACAATTTATACGGTCTCAAGTTGCACTAGCTGTAAAAAAGCAAAGACTTGGCTAAATGCCCATCAGTTGACTTACAAAGAACAAAATCTCGGAAAAGAGGGAATTACGAAGGAAGAATTACTGGATATCCTCACTAAGACAGAAAATGGGGTAGCCAGTATCGTTTCTTCGAAAAACCGGTACGCCAAGAGTCTTGGCGTTGATATCGAGGATTTAAGCGTGAACGAGGTGATTGATTTAATCATGGAAATGCCTCGTATTTTGAAGAGTCCGATTTTGGTGGATGACAAGCGTCTCCAAGTCGGCTACAAAGAGGACGATATTCGTGCCTTTTTACCACGTGCGGTGCGGAATGTTGAAAATGCGGAAGCTCGTCTTCGAGCAGCTCTATAA
- a CDS encoding SP0191 family lipoprotein, whose protein sequence is MKKTIVLLGVAALVLTGCGQKKEAAKEGTNKEPLSTTLPVFENAEKSAVVTKTLTFPKSAEGVEQKQVVTYQDKQFLELVIEQITPANEDIKKAIAEIGIPETQKLLDESLGKDEAFTKAKELPGFSATIEIINDNQLKRVNKLDFKTLDIDKASQLELLKGLNLKEFIKIPPADYITNQVAGGATVTDN, encoded by the coding sequence ATGAAAAAAACAATCGTATTATTAGGTGTTGCTGCACTTGTTTTGACAGGCTGTGGCCAGAAGAAAGAAGCAGCCAAAGAGGGAACGAATAAAGAGCCCCTTAGTACGACCTTGCCTGTATTTGAAAATGCTGAAAAAAGTGCTGTGGTTACGAAAACATTAACCTTCCCTAAAAGTGCAGAAGGAGTTGAGCAAAAGCAGGTTGTAACGTATCAGGATAAGCAATTTTTGGAATTGGTCATCGAGCAAATCACACCAGCCAATGAGGATATCAAAAAAGCTATTGCTGAGATTGGTATTCCAGAAACCCAAAAACTGCTAGACGAATCTCTCGGAAAGGACGAAGCATTTACCAAGGCTAAGGAGTTGCCTGGTTTTTCAGCTACCATTGAGATTATCAATGACAATCAGCTTAAGCGGGTAAACAAGCTCGACTTTAAAACCTTAGATATTGACAAGGCGAGTCAGCTAGAGCTCTTGAAGGGCTTGAATTTGAAAGAGTTTATCAAGATTCCACCAGCAGATTACATTACCAATCAAGTGGCTGGTGGAGCGACTGTTACAGACAACTAA
- a CDS encoding IreB family regulatory phosphoprotein, with protein sequence MGFTDETVRFNLDDSNKKEISETLTDVYTSLNDKGYNPINQIVGYVLSGDPAYVPRYNNARNQIRKYERDEIVEELVRYYLKGQGIDL encoded by the coding sequence GTGGGATTTACAGATGAAACAGTACGGTTTAATCTTGATGATTCAAACAAAAAAGAGATTAGTGAAACCTTGACCGATGTCTATACTTCTTTGAATGATAAGGGTTATAACCCGATCAATCAAATCGTAGGATATGTACTCAGTGGCGATCCTGCCTACGTTCCTCGCTATAATAATGCACGAAATCAAATTCGGAAGTATGAGCGTGACGAGATTGTAGAAGAATTGGTGCGCTACTATCTGAAAGGACAAGGGATTGATCTGTAA
- the ruvX gene encoding Holliday junction resolvase RuvX codes for MRIMGLDVGSKTVGVAISDPLGFTAQGLEIIAIDEEKGEFGFDRLAELVKEYQVDRFVVGLPKNMNNTSGPRVEASQAYGQRLIDVFQLPVDYQDERLTTVAAERMLIEQADISRNKRKKVIDKLAAQLILQNYLDRNF; via the coding sequence ATGAGAATTATGGGACTCGATGTCGGCTCAAAGACGGTTGGTGTAGCAATCAGTGATCCGCTTGGTTTTACAGCCCAAGGCTTAGAAATCATTGCCATTGACGAAGAAAAGGGCGAATTTGGCTTTGACCGCCTGGCAGAGTTGGTCAAAGAGTATCAGGTTGACCGCTTTGTGGTAGGCCTTCCGAAAAATATGAACAATACCAGCGGCCCGCGCGTGGAAGCTAGTCAAGCTTACGGCCAGAGATTGATAGATGTTTTTCAACTGCCGGTTGACTACCAAGATGAGCGTTTGACCACAGTGGCAGCTGAACGGATGTTGATTGAGCAAGCAGATATTAGTCGCAACAAGCGTAAGAAGGTGATTGATAAATTGGCTGCTCAGTTGATTTTGCAAAATTATTTAGATAGAAATTTTTAA
- a CDS encoding DUF1292 domain-containing protein, whose amino-acid sequence MAHDHNHDHNHEERELITLVDEQGNETLFEILLTIDGKEEFGKNYVLLIPANGEEDENGEVEIQAYSFIENEDGTEGELQPIPEDSEDEWNMIEEVFNSFMEE is encoded by the coding sequence ATGGCACACGATCATAATCATGACCATAATCACGAAGAACGTGAATTGATTACTTTGGTAGATGAGCAAGGAAATGAAACCTTGTTTGAAATCTTGTTGACGATTGATGGAAAAGAAGAATTCGGCAAAAACTATGTTCTTCTCATTCCAGCCAATGGTGAAGAAGATGAAAATGGTGAAGTAGAAATTCAAGCCTATTCATTCATTGAAAACGAAGATGGAACAGAAGGCGAATTGCAACCAATCCCAGAAGACTCAGAAGACGAATGGAATATGATTGAAGAAGTCTTTAACAGCTTTATGGAGGAGTAA